Genomic DNA from Pseudobacteroides sp.:
AATAAGTCTTTCTAAACGAGAGGTGTGAATATATCAGTGGATAATAATTTGCTTGAGAAATATTTAAAGGTAGGTAGTATTATAAAAACAAAAATTGAAAATAGCCCTGCATGGGTTACTAATATTATCTATTCATTGAGTGATGATTTCATTGAAGTTGATATCGGCCTTGAAAAGTCCTATCTAGAAAATATTATTATGATTGGTGATACAATTAAATGCAAGTATACATCCGATAGTATTGAGCTGATGTTTATAGGCTGGATTACAAATATACATACTGCCCATCCTCAAAGATTAACAATAAAGGTTCATCAGGTGAATTGCTTTAATGATAAGAGGGATTATACAAGATTCGATGTATACTTAAGTGCTGTAATAAGAAAAGATAAGTATCCCCCGAATGGGGTGTTTGCTATACTTACCAATATCAGCAAGGCAGGTGCAGCTTTTTTAGTAAGGGAAAACATTGAAAAAAGCATAGGTGTTGATGATAATTTCATAAATAGCACATTTAATTTTGAGGTTAACCTGTCTTTTGAAAGGATTTTTACCTTTGACGGCAGTATTGTAAGAGTGGAACCCAGAGAAAAGGGAATGGAATACGGAGTTAAGTATGATTATATTGATCCACATGGTATATTGCTTCTTGAACAATTCTTAACCGAGCTTGCAAATGAGGACAAAGAGTTTTATAATAAACGGAGTGGATTTTGGTCAAAAAATAGTAAAATGAAGTAGGGGGGTCTTATGGCTAGGGTAAAATTTAATGAAGAAAAATGTAAGGGCTGCAGATTGTGTGTAGAGGTCTGCCCAAAGAAAATAATAGCTATCAATACCGATAAGCTTAATTCTAAGGGGTTTCATCCTGCAGATGTAAAAGAAATGGATAAATGTATCGGGTGTGCTTTTTGTGCTACTATTTGCCCCGATGTAGTCATTGAAGTAGATAAATAATAGTAGCTTTTCAAGGTTGACAAAATCGCAAGCGATTTTGTTTAGAAAGGGGACGTATTTGATGGGAGAAAAAATTCTGATGAAAGGTAACGAAGTAATCGGTGAAGCTGCATTAAGGGCAGGCTGCAGGCATTATTTCGGTTACCCTATTACTCCGCAAACAGAAATAGCTCATTATATGGCTAAGAGGATGCCTGAGGAAGGCGGTACTTTTTTACAAGCCGAAAGTGAGGTTGCGGCTATAAATATGGTTTATGGTGCTGCCAGTGCAGGCGTAAGGGTTATGACATCATCCTCAAGCCCTGGTATAAGTCTTAAGCAGGAAGGAATATCGTATGCATCATGTGCGGAGTTGCCCGCTGTTGTAGTAAATATAGTTAGAACGGGACCGGGCTTAGGCGGAATACTTCCTGCACAGTGTGATTATTTTCAAGCAGTTAAAGGCGGGGGACATGGTGACTACAAAATGGTAGTTTTGGCACCATGTAGTGTACAGGAACTTTATGAGCTCACTGTAGAGGCATTTAACATATCGGATAAATACAGGATTCTATCAATGATTATGGGAGACGGAATATTAGGTCAGATGATGGAGCCTGTAGAATTTAAAGACAAGGAAGAGATTATAAAAGTTGATAAAAATTGGGCTGTTACCGGAAGCAAAATGGAAAGACAGAACAATGTTATCACGTCAATTTATATAGATCCTGAGAAAATGGAAGATCACAACCTAAAGCTGCAGGCTAAGTATAAAGCTATTGAAGAAAATGAGGTCAGGGTAGAAACCTATAACTGCGAAAATGCAGATGTTATTGTTGCAGCATTTGGAACAGTTGCTAGGATCATAAAGAATGTTATAACAATGGCAGAAAAGGAAGGAATTAAGGTGGGGTTGATTAGACCTATCACACTTTGGCCTTTCCCTGACAACGAATTCCAGAAGTATGCAGATGTGCCCAAGGCTTTTCTGACAGTTGAAATGAATGCAGGGCAGATGGTTGAAGATGTAAGGATGGCGGTCAATGGAAAGAAACCTGTTCATTTTTACGGAAGAATGGGTGGTATGATACCAACCCAGCAGGATATTCTTAACAAAATAAAAGAAATATTAAAGGGTTGATTTGAATTTAGGAGGGAAATTAAAGATGCCTAAAGTTTTTGAAAGGCCTCATGCATTAAAAGATGTTTCAATGCACTATTGCCCTGGATGTACTCACGGTATTGTTCACAGGCTTATTGCAGAAGTTATAGATGAGCTTCAGATAGAAGGTAAAACAGTTGGAATTTCGCCTGTTGGATGTACTTATAACAACTATGAGTATTTCAATTGCGATATGGTACAAGCAGCTCACGGAAGAGCTCCTGCTGTGGGAACAGGCGTTAAGAGAGCCAATCCGGACAATGTTGTCTTTACTTATCAGGGAGACGGCGATTTGGCGGCTATAGGTACCGCCGAAATAGTACATGCCGCTGCCAGAGGAGAAAAAATCACCACTATATTTGTGAATAATGCCATATATGGAATGACTTCCGGTCAAATGGCACCAACTACTCTTTTAAATCAGGTAACAATGACTACTCCTTTCGGAAGAAATTCAGAGAGTCACGGTTTCCCGATAAAAGTATGCGAAATGCTTTCAACTCTTGAAGGTGTAGTATATCTCGAAAGAGTAGCAGTAAATGATATTAAAAACATAAAGAACGCTAAACAGGCTATTAAAAAAGCCTTCCAGATACAGTTGGCAAATAAGGGTTTTTCACTTGTTGAGATCCTCTCAACCTGCCCTACAAACTGGGGATTAAATCCTATTGAGTCATTAAAATGGCTTCAGGACAACATGATGCCGCATTATCCTTTGGGTAATTTCAAGGGAAAGGATTTGGAGGTGTAGGACAGTGGTAAAACAGGAGATAATTATAGCAGGTTTTGGTGGACAGGGAATTTTATCTGCCGGAAGAGTTCTTGCTAATGCAGGAATGATAGAGAAAAAGAATGTTTCATGGCTTCCCTCATATGGACCGGAAATGAGAGGGGGAACTGCCAACTGCAGTGTGGTAATTTCCGACGAACCGGTGGCTTCACCGATATTGAACAGTGCTACAGCACTTATCGTTATGAATGGTCCTTCCCTTTCCAAATTTGAGAACACAGTTGTAGAGGGCGGAGTTATTATAATAGACAGTTCTTTAGTTGATGCTGAGGTGAAAAGAAAGGATGTCCAGGTTTACAGGATCCCTGCCAGCAAAATGGCTGACGAAATGGGCAATGTAACCTATGCCAACATAATACTTTTAGGAAAACTTATAGCTCATACGGAAATTATTTCAACAGAGAGCTTTGAGGAGTCTTTAAAGAAGGTTTTACCATCTAAAAAGCATCATATGATACCGGAGGAAATGAAAGCTCTAAAAAATGGTATAAATTTTTAATCAAATTTAAAGGGTTAATTACTACTAATATATTAAATGCTAAAAGGGGTACTGCAAGAAGTCTTGCAATACCCCTTTTAGAGTAATGTGCACCACTATATTAAAAGTGGATAAACCTATTACCTTTGTCTGTCGCAAATCCTGTTGAACCGTTCGTTATTGCTTCGCCAAATGTAAGATTAGTAACACTTTTAATATAGGTAGGGAATTTTTCGATTATATGTTAAAAAGTAAATCACTGTATGTTGGTATCGGCCACAAGTCGGCATCAACCAATGTTTCGAGTTTATCGGCATCGGCTCTTACAGCAGCCATCTGTGTAAATACTGTGTCTCTGTAGAAGCATGCTTGCTTGAATGAATCGCCATGCATAGAGGCAGCTTTTTCAGTAACATCTTGAAGTATCTTTATATTCTTCTTCAAGGAAGCCAATAATGAAGAAACTTCAGTAAGTAATTCTGTCTGAGCCGAAACATCAGCCTGAATACCTGTATTCTTAATAGCAGATATTGAGCTGGCAAGGTCGGTTGTGTAAGCAATAACTGCAGGTACAATCTGACGGTTAACCATTTCAAGTGCTGTTAAGGCTTCTATATTAATAGTTTTGATATAGTTCTCAAGGTTGATTTCGTAACGTGATTCACATTCGGTTTTGCTAAGTACTCCATGCTTGCTTAATACTGATATATTCTTTTCAGAAATAAGTGCAGGAATAGCAGCAACTGTTGAACGGATATTTGGAAGATCTCTCTTTTCAGCTTCGGCAACCCATTCATCAGAGTACCCGTTACCGTTAAAGATAACTCTCTTGTGATTCTTGACCATTTCCTGAAGCAATGCCTGAACATCCTTATTAAGGTCATTTGAACCTTCAAGTCTGTCTGCTACCTGGCTCAATACTTCAGCTACAATGGTATTTAATACGAAGTTGGCACCTGCTATAGATTGTGATGAACCAACCATTCTGAATTCAAATTTGTTACCTGTGAACGCAAACGGTGAAGTTCTGTTTCTGTCTGTTGTATCTTTAGGAAGAGGAGGGAGAGTTGTAACACCAACTGTTAATTCTCCGCCGGACTTTGAACTTTTTGCTCCACCATTTTCGATTTGATCAAGTATATCTGTAAGCTGTTCTCCAAGGAATATTGAAATTATGGCAGGCGGTGCTTCATTTGCTCCCAAACGATGGTCATTTCCAGGGCTTGCAGCTGAAAGTCTCAATAAATCAGCATATTCGTCAACTGCTCTAATTACTGAGCAAAGGAATAACAAAAACTGTGCATTGTCATGGGGAGTGCTGCCAGGCTCTAGGAGGTTCTGGCCGTCGTTTGTAGCCATTGACCAGTTGTTGTGTTTACCTGAACCGTTAACGCCTGCGAATGGCTTTTCGTGCTGCAAGCATACCAGACCATGCCTTAATGCTACTTTTTTCATAAGATCCATCGTAAGCTGATTGTGGTCGGTCGCTATGTTTGTAGTTGAGAATATCGGAGCCAATTCATGCTGAGCAGGAGCAACTTCGTTGTGCTTGGTTTTTGCAGAAATCCCAAGTGCCCACAATTCCTCATCCAACTCTTTCATGTACTCGGAGACTCTTTCCTTTAATGTTCCGAAGTAATGATCTTCCATTTCCTGACCTTTAGGAGGCATGGAACCGAAAAGTGTACGGCCTGTGAATATAAGGTCCTTACGTGCATCGTATAAACTTTTATCTACAAGGAAATACTCCTGTTCAGGACCAACTGTAGTTATAATGTTTTTAGCTGTTGTATTTCCAAAGATTTTTAATATACGCATTGCCTGTTTGTTAAGAGCTTCCATTGAGCGGAGCAAAGGAGTTTTCTTATCCAATGCCTCTCCAGTATATGAACAAAATGCTGTTGGTATATATAAAGAGTCGTCTTTTATAAAAGCTGGTGAAGTACAATCCCAAGCAGTATATCCCCTAGCTTCAAATGTTGCTCTCAAGCCTCCGGATGGGAAAGATGAAGCATCGGGCTCACCTTTTATCAGTTCTTTTCCTGAAAACTCAAGGATTACCTTACCGTCTGAAGTAGGTGAAATGAATGAATCGTGCTTTTCTGCAGTAATTCCTGTCATTGGCTGGAACCAATGAGTAAAGTGGGTTGCACCGTTTTCTATAGCCCAATCCTTCATAGCACTTGCAACGACCTCAGCTACAGCAGGATCGAGAGGAAGACCTTCATCAATTGTCTTTTTCAAAGCTTTATATGTTGCTTTAGGAAGACGTTCTCTCATAGTTGCATCATTAAATACTTTAGAACCGAAAATTTCTGATGGAATCATTTTGTTATCCCCTTTCTAATTATACAAGAAATCATAATATACTTAAGAGCAAAATAAAAAGAGCGAATTAAAGTAATTCAAAACGCCCTTGTTTACTCCATGACTAAGCTTCAATAAATAATTGACCTCTTTGCCTATTATCGTGTGAAGACTATTAATTGCTATTAAATTAAACTCAATTTAAATAATACCGCTTTTTTAATTAAAATGCAAGATAAAAATTTTGATCATATACAAAAAACATATAATAGTAGTATTATATAATTATGAGCCATAAGTGGTTCACCAATTTGCTGTTGGAGTAAAAACAATATTTAATTGTCCAGTGCATGCCGCTGCCATTATATAAACTTACGGAACGGAGATTTATAGATGGATATTAATTTTGTAACAATTGCATTTGTAATAATATTTTTTTTGCCAATTATATCAGGTGCGTTAAGGCCTTTTACTAGGGAGCGGATTTATCACTCATTAGAATCCCTTTTTGAAAATATTGAGCTCATTCTTTTATTGATTGTATCAATATACTTGACAAAAACAATATATTTTGAACACGGTGACGGCGTGCTTTTCGATATATATCAGATGATACCGGAGGGCTTTAAGAATATATTTAATGGAAGAGATATACTTGTGTATATTTTTAATGTTCCAATCATCCTTGCTGTTCTGCTTATTTTAATGTGGCCTATAAAGGAATTAATTTACAGATTTTTAATTGCACCTACTTCAGAAGCTCTCTATGAAGGAATTAATCCATTGGGTAAGGGTATAAAAATCCTGTTAGGAGGTATTGTCCAGATTCCTAGGTCAATTCTGGTTATTCTTATCATGGGGCTATTACTTAATTTTTTCAATTACTATTACCAGTATCCCCAGCTTTCCAATCTCATGAAGGATTCTACAGCCTACAACTTTATTTATAATAAAGGCCTTACACCGATTCTTGATTCAGGTATTGCGAAAAAGATACCAGTGCTTTTAAATGATTCTTTTAGTAATTCAGGGAATGGAAATAATCTTGTACCTGACCTGAACGGTAATAAAGCAGGAATGCAGGAATTGGTCAAAAAAATAGCAGGACAAAATGTAAGGGTAATAGAGTATTTTAATGGGGTAACCCTGGATCAGGCTATTAAATCAAATAAAGATATTGATGGCACTGCAAGGGATATTACAAAAGACGCTAAAAGTGATTATGAAAAGGCACAGAAGATATATAAATGGATATCCGAAAACCTCAGCTATGACTATGATAAGGCGGAAAGGGTCAGTGTTAATCCTGCCGGGATAGAATCCGGTTCAATAATCGCGTTTAGAGCAAGAAATGGAATATGTTTTGATTATTCATGTCTGTATATTTCAATGTGCAGGGCAGTTGGGCTTAAGGTTCGATTGGTTACAGGGCTTGGGTACAGCGGTATCACCTGGGGAGATCATGCCTGGAATCAGGTGTTCTCAAAAGAAAAGAATAAGTGGATAAATGTGGACACTACATTCGGGACTATGGCAAATTACTTTGATAGGTCCAATTTTGATACAGACCATAAAAATCCAGAGGTTCAGGGCGAGTGGTAGCTTTAACAAGGGGATTTTCATACTGCCGACTAAAATACCCGGCTTATATGAATGCTCCCCTTAGTTTTGGATTGCTTTTGTAGGCTATTTCCTCAAAGGTATAGCCTAGTAATAGGTGCTCATGCATGTTATTTATTTCTAGAATATCCTCGATCTTATGAATATGGCCGTTGGAGGTCTTGATTGGAAATCCGGTGAATCCCGAGAAGTAATGTGTATGGTTGCTGTAGGAAGAAACACCGTAAAAAAAGTGTATATGGAATGAGTTGATTCCAAGCATACTCTCCGTATATCCTCTTATTCTATGTTTATGTCCTTTTGTAACTTTTGAATCTATTTTGTATTCATGTATATGAGGATTCATTTGTACCTCCATGTTAATACTTTGCTTAATGTCTTTGAGAATTTTTGTACCTTATTATATAATATTGTACAATTAATTTAAATTTATTATTAATATTTTTTGCCATGAAGAAGTTTGATCAATAAAAAGTGATTTTTTATGTACCTTGTTTCCTTTAAAATAATATGGTATAATTTCTTGCACGTAATTTATAAAAATATAGACTTGTATTAAACTACAATTATTTGGCATTTATAATATTAATATAATAGAAATTTGCCAAGATAGAAAGGGATTTTTGTGAATAGTTCTAGAGAAAATTTAAGAAATATTGCTATCATTGCACACGTTGACCATGGTAAGACTACGCTTGT
This window encodes:
- a CDS encoding PilZ domain-containing protein yields the protein MDNNLLEKYLKVGSIIKTKIENSPAWVTNIIYSLSDDFIEVDIGLEKSYLENIIMIGDTIKCKYTSDSIELMFIGWITNIHTAHPQRLTIKVHQVNCFNDKRDYTRFDVYLSAVIRKDKYPPNGVFAILTNISKAGAAFLVRENIEKSIGVDDNFINSTFNFEVNLSFERIFTFDGSIVRVEPREKGMEYGVKYDYIDPHGILLLEQFLTELANEDKEFYNKRSGFWSKNSKMK
- a CDS encoding 4Fe-4S dicluster domain-containing protein, which produces MARVKFNEEKCKGCRLCVEVCPKKIIAINTDKLNSKGFHPADVKEMDKCIGCAFCATICPDVVIEVDK
- a CDS encoding 3-methyl-2-oxobutanoate dehydrogenase subunit VorB yields the protein MGEKILMKGNEVIGEAALRAGCRHYFGYPITPQTEIAHYMAKRMPEEGGTFLQAESEVAAINMVYGAASAGVRVMTSSSSPGISLKQEGISYASCAELPAVVVNIVRTGPGLGGILPAQCDYFQAVKGGGHGDYKMVVLAPCSVQELYELTVEAFNISDKYRILSMIMGDGILGQMMEPVEFKDKEEIIKVDKNWAVTGSKMERQNNVITSIYIDPEKMEDHNLKLQAKYKAIEENEVRVETYNCENADVIVAAFGTVARIIKNVITMAEKEGIKVGLIRPITLWPFPDNEFQKYADVPKAFLTVEMNAGQMVEDVRMAVNGKKPVHFYGRMGGMIPTQQDILNKIKEILKG
- a CDS encoding thiamine pyrophosphate-dependent enzyme, giving the protein MPKVFERPHALKDVSMHYCPGCTHGIVHRLIAEVIDELQIEGKTVGISPVGCTYNNYEYFNCDMVQAAHGRAPAVGTGVKRANPDNVVFTYQGDGDLAAIGTAEIVHAAARGEKITTIFVNNAIYGMTSGQMAPTTLLNQVTMTTPFGRNSESHGFPIKVCEMLSTLEGVVYLERVAVNDIKNIKNAKQAIKKAFQIQLANKGFSLVEILSTCPTNWGLNPIESLKWLQDNMMPHYPLGNFKGKDLEV
- a CDS encoding 2-oxoacid:acceptor oxidoreductase family protein codes for the protein MVKQEIIIAGFGGQGILSAGRVLANAGMIEKKNVSWLPSYGPEMRGGTANCSVVISDEPVASPILNSATALIVMNGPSLSKFENTVVEGGVIIIDSSLVDAEVKRKDVQVYRIPASKMADEMGNVTYANIILLGKLIAHTEIISTESFEESLKKVLPSKKHHMIPEEMKALKNGINF
- a CDS encoding glutamine synthetase III, with product MIPSEIFGSKVFNDATMRERLPKATYKALKKTIDEGLPLDPAVAEVVASAMKDWAIENGATHFTHWFQPMTGITAEKHDSFISPTSDGKVILEFSGKELIKGEPDASSFPSGGLRATFEARGYTAWDCTSPAFIKDDSLYIPTAFCSYTGEALDKKTPLLRSMEALNKQAMRILKIFGNTTAKNIITTVGPEQEYFLVDKSLYDARKDLIFTGRTLFGSMPPKGQEMEDHYFGTLKERVSEYMKELDEELWALGISAKTKHNEVAPAQHELAPIFSTTNIATDHNQLTMDLMKKVALRHGLVCLQHEKPFAGVNGSGKHNNWSMATNDGQNLLEPGSTPHDNAQFLLFLCSVIRAVDEYADLLRLSAASPGNDHRLGANEAPPAIISIFLGEQLTDILDQIENGGAKSSKSGGELTVGVTTLPPLPKDTTDRNRTSPFAFTGNKFEFRMVGSSQSIAGANFVLNTIVAEVLSQVADRLEGSNDLNKDVQALLQEMVKNHKRVIFNGNGYSDEWVAEAEKRDLPNIRSTVAAIPALISEKNISVLSKHGVLSKTECESRYEINLENYIKTINIEALTALEMVNRQIVPAVIAYTTDLASSISAIKNTGIQADVSAQTELLTEVSSLLASLKKNIKILQDVTEKAASMHGDSFKQACFYRDTVFTQMAAVRADADKLETLVDADLWPIPTYSDLLFNI
- a CDS encoding transglutaminase-like domain-containing protein, encoding MDINFVTIAFVIIFFLPIISGALRPFTRERIYHSLESLFENIELILLLIVSIYLTKTIYFEHGDGVLFDIYQMIPEGFKNIFNGRDILVYIFNVPIILAVLLILMWPIKELIYRFLIAPTSEALYEGINPLGKGIKILLGGIVQIPRSILVILIMGLLLNFFNYYYQYPQLSNLMKDSTAYNFIYNKGLTPILDSGIAKKIPVLLNDSFSNSGNGNNLVPDLNGNKAGMQELVKKIAGQNVRVIEYFNGVTLDQAIKSNKDIDGTARDITKDAKSDYEKAQKIYKWISENLSYDYDKAERVSVNPAGIESGSIIAFRARNGICFDYSCLYISMCRAVGLKVRLVTGLGYSGITWGDHAWNQVFSKEKNKWINVDTTFGTMANYFDRSNFDTDHKNPEVQGEW
- a CDS encoding YmaF family protein, whose product is MNPHIHEYKIDSKVTKGHKHRIRGYTESMLGINSFHIHFFYGVSSYSNHTHYFSGFTGFPIKTSNGHIHKIEDILEINNMHEHLLLGYTFEEIAYKSNPKLRGAFI